The DNA region aaccgcatgagctatatctaGTCTTGTACAAACtattgcatacatcagactacctattgctgaagcatatggaacactgcacatttcttgtctttcttcttcatccttgggagacaatgtcttgtttattttcaagtgtgtagacAATGGACAAGAAACTAGCTTTGCCTTGTCCATGCAaaatcgttttagaatcttctcaatatatctctcttgagacagCCATAGacttttcttcacccgatcatgaatgacctgcattccaaaaaaattcttgcttgacccaagtctttcatctcaaaagacttagtcaaatcttttttcaacttggaaatcttgagcttgtctctcctAATATcagaatgtcatcaacatataggagaattataataaaatcattcaaaacaaATTTTGCACAAAGAtagtgatctgtagacgtctttatgtacccatggatggtcatcaacgactcaaacttaaataCCACTACCTttgtgcttgcttcaaaccgtataGACTTTTGACAATTTTGCACACCTTGTTTTCCTTATCTTTCTTATTGTAACCTTTAGGTTGCTCCATaaaaacatcttcatccaaatcactgtggagaaatgcagtcttgacatcaagttgttcaacctcaagatccatacaagaaTCTAGACCTAACACCACCCGGatggaagtcatcttcactactagtgagaaaatctcatcataatcaaTTCCATGCTTCtagccaaaacctttgacaaccagcctagccttgtatcttggcttgctatcatcaccttcttgtttgatcttgtacaactgtttattttataataattttttgttctttggtctttcaatcagttcatatgtgccatttttcagcaatgacttcatctcttcatccattaCAACTAGCCATTCTTCCTTATGAGCATtctcaagagcctccttatagcatataggctccccacaatcatTTAGAAGGATATAACCTGTAGTAaggtacttagaacttgattttctccctagtagacctctTAAGTACCTCTATTTGTTGATTATGTTGATTTACATCTTCTtattgaacttcaaaatcagccTCAATACTATCACCAAGATTAGTTTctgtatcatttccatggcctacaaCTTGACCTTGAGGAACAttatcatcactatctgagtctgaagctacatgtgacCTTGTCTCCTGAACTTCATGAGAGAGCTCAAGACCAAAAAGATCatgtatgcatcaagcttttcaccatcttcaaaattctcaatagtctaaTCTTgaaagaataccacatctcgacttctcaaaaccttcttgtcaACTGGGTTATAATAcatgtatccccacttttcatcaccataacccaaaaatatatattgtcttgTTTTTTCATCTaacttagacctctcatcttttggaacatgcacaaaagctctgcaaccaaaaacatgtaaatagtcataattaacatcttcaCATTACCAGACGCTTTCttcacacttattattcaatagTTTTGAGGTagaacggttgatcacatacactgtagtgctcatggcttcatcCCAGAAATGTTTAACCAACTTGGCATgtgagagcatactcctcatccgttctAAGATTGTTTTGTTCTTCCTCTACCACTCTATTCTTTTGTGGAGTCTTGGGAACGGTCTATTCATGTTGAATACCCTGCACTTTCCAATAATCATCAAgtgagcctatgtactctcccccattatctgaaTGTACCCTTATTAGTTTTCTTCCTATCTCTCTTTCAAACAGCTTGTGAAATACTTCAAACCTTgttgcaacctcatccttggactttatatcATATGCCtaaaccttcctagatgcatcgtctatgaaggttacaaaatataGAGCACCACCAATGGATTtgatcttcataggaccacaaacatctatATGGACCAATTCAAAGATATTCTTTTTTTAGTTCCACTTTCAACTTACTAAATgagactctgttctgcttacccttcaaACAATTCTCACAATTTttaagatgagcatccttgagattcggaaattcattcctcttgatcaaaacattcagccccttttcactaatgtgacatagtctcttgtgccacaactcagagaATGACTCCATCTCGACAAATATgttgcatcatagacaattttcaaatttgtcttgcgtaaggaacaacatttcttacatCGTGCAACAACCAATTAACCattgcttagcttccatgctccaccactgaaaatattatggtagcctccatcatcgagcttacctgctgaaatcaaattcattcctaaatcaggaacatgtcttacatctctcaatgtcaggaaaACAACCCATTatctcgattctaacatcatcaagaccaactatcttggacacgccactgttacccatgcgaacctcaccataatcactaGCTTTGTAGAACTGAAAATAACCTTTGTGTGGACTAATATGGAATGAGGCCCCAGTGTCAACAATCCAtactgtttcatttgaagatgtgctaagaaaggagtcttgacagttagaagcatatcTCAGTTCACCATTTGAAGCATAAGtagatgtatctgcactctgttctttcttttctctaggCTTCACCGTACCCTTTggtttatcatttttaaatttccagcattCGTTTTCCAATGACCCATTTTGTcacagtaatggcaagcaccatcatTCTTTGGAactctagacttgcttctagactttcccctactcgaaccacttctattatcatttgatcttcctctatcagtcaccaacatatcagacttagatggtttatccccctttcgattctcctcatcaagtaaggaactagTAACAAAatccatgttgactttaccatttggtgttgagttgttgagagtaataataagtgtctcccaacttgtagGCAAAGATCCAAGAACTAAAAGTgtttgcacctcatcatcaaagtttatcttcatactacaaaattgattcaaaatattttaaaattcattcaagtgctcaacaattgatttattatcaatgtacttcagattcaccagccttcgtaccagtgctgctttattccctaCTGACCTCCCAGCATAAAAAGCTTCAAGTTTCCTCCACACACCATACATCGTAGTCtcgttctcaacatggtgcacaacatttacactaACCCAAGAACGAATAAAGTTACACGCCTTTCTATCAGTATTTTTCCAATCAGCTTTTTTTGTACTCTCtagtctaacaccctcattttcaattgcttcattcaaataatctgaAACTAATAGATCACTAATCATTAGTTTCCATTTCcggtagtttgtaccattcagactcaccatatcatgtgtagatttccccattattactaccttaacaacaacaaaaaaaccTAGAAATGAAATTACTagttgatctcctctttgaattTTATCGGGTAATCAGCAGAGCACTCTGCTCCAAcgttaaaacagataaccaatcaatactgcTCTGATATCACTGCTGGGTTTAGCAACAACAAAACtaggatcttcttagaaatcaaacataTAACAAATCAGTTTCTAAATCGTTTATGAccaacaataaatatataaacccTTCAACTTATGTTTGGATAGATTTCATTGGATttgaattgtaatttttatatttgaaaatttctataatgaaaaattatttatttattttatattttgtttgacctgttaaataatttttttaaccagTTTAATAAACTTatctcttatttaattaatacattttaaacttttatacctaaaaaataaaatattttatgaaatgtttgataaaaagtaaATTGGTGGAATTATTATTTGAGGCTGAATTTAATTCTTCTTTAGAGTgctttcaataaataattatgttttttaccAACTAAATACATGTTATTCCTACTGCCAAATACAAATACAAAGtttacaaactaaaaaaaaggACAAGcatttaaatcataaaacaaatcacttacaaaaaaaaaaaatcatcccaAATTAGTAcaatagatataaaaaaaaatatttcaaatcttACACATATCTCAAAACACTATAAACTACGTACACCAACATCAGCAACCATCAATTGGCCAGCCCAAAAGCACACATACTGACATACATAAAGATGTTTTTCGTAATTGTATACAATTATTGAAATCATCATCTACCTCCGGAAAGATCTGATTCAGCCATAATTGATGTATCAAATGTTGTTTTACCTGTTGAAGTTGAAGTTGAAGGATATAAATCACCATTGATTTCTTCTCGATGAGGAAAGGTCAATGAAGAGATTGTTATCCCAAACGATGAGAGCTCCGGCATCACAACATCTCTTTCTAAATACTCCACCACTTGCCTCATTGTTGGCCTAGCCATCGGGTTCATATTTGAGCAAAGCAAACCAAGCTTCATTACCAATTCTACCTCCTCAAAGTCAACTTCACCGCCTATTTTTTGATCAACCGCGTTAACAATCAAACCCTTTAACCAAAAACGGAACACCCATTCTATCAAAATGAACCGCTCTTCATTCATTGCAACGGGTCTCCTTCCACATGCAACTTCCAACAAAAATGCCCCGAAAGAAAACACATCAGTAGCTTCAGTCACTTTTCTAGTCCACATCTGTTCTGGGGCAAGATAACCCAATGTACCAACTACTTTGGTGGTATGAGGATCAGACCCGTGGGCATGTAGTCGGGCCAACCCAAAATCGCCCAATTTCCCATTTAACTCGCTATCTAACAAGACATCACTCGCCTTAACGTCTCTATGGATGACAACTTGTTCCCATCCTTCGTGTAGATAAAAAAGACCCGATGCTACTCCCTTAATGATCAAGAAACGTTGGCTCCAATTTAGAGTATGTTGTCTGTTATAAAGTAATTTGTCTAGACTTCCATTTGGCATATACTCATAGACCAATAAAAGCTCTTTCTTTCGTCGACAATATCCAATGAGTTGGACCAAGTTACGATGGCGTAGACGACCCATGCTCACGATTTCGGCCACAAATTCTCTCTTCCCTTGCCATGAATCTTGTGACATTCTCTTCACTGCAATTTCCACTTTTGAACTTGGTATAATACCTCTATATACTTGCCCAAATCCACCTTTACAAGATATGTGAAAACATGTGTTTGAGAACTTGTTTAATACAAAGATATTAAATTGAGACCTATAATATTGAGATCATATCAAATGAAagcataaatatttgaaaaatatttaaattggtaaatcaagtttaaaattaaacttgatATTGAACCTATTGACACCTTAATTTGCCCATATGTGCAAATAAGGTTAGATTTACTCtgaatattcaattaaattttaaaaaaacaattaatgacatatttacaaattaaattttaaatgaatgacatattttcaattaaatttgataatgttgtacaaattcaaataattttaaaattttagtctCTTGTTACAACAATTTATCTATATtatctgtatttttttttttttgttgaaactCTTCTAAAAAGTATTGAATTAATGTTTTCAATATCTTGTTCTTGGTAgtaattttaattgtatattttcaaattttgtaacatttattttttaactgttaaatgttttttatagggtaataaatatttgactaccatgcatattaaaaatattattctaatactatatttttttacagaaattcaatatatttttattaaatatgagaCTAATTTTTTTGGAAGTTTATCCTCaattaatgtattaatttatataaagaaattaaataattttaaaaattgttagttaataataatataattattttaaaagttattgtttattttttgaaaaggtCAACtcattgtttttttagaatctccaaactaaatttatgttatatttgtttgttggTGAAATTTGTGTCtttatattttcattgttaCTCTCAAATGATTAATCTTGTTGTGTTTCGAGTATTGTTTTTGTCATTCTACTTAAACTACtatcatatattatattgtgtagacttttttttttaattcttataactataatttttttttatatatgtaaaacaaatcctaatttaattgttttttaaaattattatttttaacctattATTATATAGTGTAAAAAAAAGGGAAATAGCTGCATTTTTTCTTCCATATTGACccatgaaaaaattattttctacaaAAATTGATTGGAAAACATATCCAAAGTAATAAGACAACAAGGTACGTAGGAATAGGATGACCATAATTGACTtgaatagtttttaaaatttggactataaacaaaatgaaagtgCAAGAAAAATAACTAAAAGGGTGAGCGCGCtgtcaataataaaatcaaaatagtgAGTTAATCCacattaaaacataattaatatattcttgaattttaattttcttttataacagtgttaattaaataaatcactgttattattctttttatattgcAATTATATAGTATTATAATTTGTTACTATGATTAGGTTATTTTCATCttagttattattaattatatattatatcctGGTTGACCACGGCTGATCAAGTCTGGGTAGcatcataaattaattaggccAGATGGATTTTAAACCTGGATGAagttatgatttaaaatttatttaggctaaattttcaacaaaataaaccTAGTTTACtgtctctattttttttagcgACGGAAAACATCAATAACAATGGTATTGTCCCGTTTATCGGcctatatatacataatattttggGTTGTACACAGATTCACCATTGTTTTTAACTAGGCTCAAGATTGTAGCTTGGATTTCATGACAAGTTCCCGACAACTAATATAAATGTATCATTGTTTTTATGATCAGTAAAAGTTTGttagatattatttttgtttgaaccGAGCTTAAGTCTAAAACATCGATCCGTTTCGACCATGAACAgtaaaaaaagagaaacaaaataTGTAACGTACGTACCTCTACCCAACAATTGCTTGTCGCTAAATCCATTAGTGGCGAAGTATAGATCTTTGTATTTGAATCGGTGAGGCCCATAATCAAGCTCCCAATCCTCCATTTCTTCCGCaaacttcttctttcttttaacATAGTAAATCACAGCTGCTATAATAGTTATTAACAGAACAAAACCCAAAATCGAAGGCATCCCAATTAtcaaaaacttattttgttcCATATTCTTATTGCCATTTGTAGGAGTCTTTGGAAGCAGAGAGAGATCAAGCTCCTTAGCTTGGCCATTCACTTTGAAACTCCAGCCAAGCAAATAATGTCGGTTAAAAATTGTACCGGTTGCTGCTGCAAACCCGACATACATAATCTGATTTAGGTACGGAGACAGGTCTTTATATAGAGATAGAAGCGGTTTAGACGGTTTTTTCATTTCGAGTGATGCGATTGTTACGTTCATTTGTTTCTTAACACCATCATATTCGATCCAAACCCGCCTAGATTTATCGCTAATCAAGGTCAGGTTCCGAGGATTTGGGTCGTTTTCGTCCAAGTAATACCCTGCAGGCATGGACATTACAGAGATTGGGCTGTCGATATCGATGCCAACGTGATTGTCATTCATATCGTTTAATTCAGGGCTCAATACCGTGTCAAACTCGATGGCTATAACATGCCTGGTGTCGTTATGGTTAATACTCGATGTGTTGAAAATGCCCAAGTAACTAATCGGCAGTGCCCCTGGTAAGTTAGGTTGTGGAGCGATTACGAAGGAGATTCCATGGCCACCTAACGGGTTTTCTGGTATAATCCCGAAAACGAAGGAAGTGGAGAAGGATATTGCAGATTCTCTTGTTGATTTCTTGAAGATGATTGGGTTTGGGTAAAACGCATGGCCGGTTATCAGTTGTGTGCGGTTGGTTAGGAATATAATTCCTTCATTGTTGTTGGCATCACCATCCAAGGTCAGGTTGGTGGATTGGAAACCATTGAAGGTGAAATCAGTGTTGGATTGTGCGTGGGTGGTGGATGTGATCAGgcatagaagaagaagaagatgaagaagagacatTTTGCTCTTACAGTTGGATCAATGGGATTTTGATGCTAGATGAACTCATTAAGTTTCTTGGTTCTTTATAGAGATTGTTTGATCATTGTGTATTTGACTTTTCTTTCTTGCAGTTGTGTGGCCATGTTACAGATCTTACGTTAGTGTTGGTTGATGACTTAAAGGTTTTGtctatatatcttaattattcattttcaaatgtTTGTTTTCAATTCGTAAATTTCACACCAATCTcttttacaattaattaaatgcCGGCTTCACTCACTTCTAAGATGAAATAATACCATATTCATCTATTAGAGCATCCCCATCGGTAGGTACAAATCTGACGTGGACAAAATTTGTACCTGGGTACACTAATGGGGAGTTAGGTATAAatcaggagagagaaaattgagtaGCAAAGTTTTGCTACCGGGTACAAAtgagaaaaagtcaaaaaaagTGTTCCCCACCTccacttttttataaaaaaaaaaataaacatttaaaaattttaaaaaataaaccgttttatttaattttttatttaacaaaatatgatTTAGTAGTCTATTTTTTCAAGTATTATTGTGATGATAatttcctaaattatttttaaaaattattgattttttttaattttttaatataatttataaatattagttttattaatttaaacaaattaatataataaaaaataaaacaagattacttgaattattgaattaaaaaatattgtatgaatTAGATGATGTGGATGGTGGGACCACAATTGTACTTGAGATGGTTGAGGAATAGAGGTATAAATTGAgaggtataatttatttgtgatgtgGCTGCTGATGTGGCACATATTTGTACCTATGTATGGGTACAAGGATGGGGATGCTCTTAACTTAGTTTCctatgtcaaatttatttaggtATCTAAAATAGCATGCATACTTGACAAAATAAAAtgccaaaaaataataattgtgttaAATTTTGCAACAAGTATGCCAtgtgatttatatttatattttttttatcctctGTCATTTTTTAATGGAGAACATTAGGAAGGCAGGTGAATAATATGCAGTTCATGCTTAAAGCCACAACCACAACTCCTAGTTCAtgtattgtaaaattttatttttaattttaatttgtatatatattattaataatttataaaactaataaaatttcaagttgaatatatttcaacaatatttctttaaatatgtttaataagattaattttttaatttaataatattttttgttattaataagtaataataatgatttagaattaaaaagttttgagaaaataattttattttaataagattaacaatttaaatatatatatatataacatattattaaaatatataatattatgaacttaaataataatttatcataaatataattatattataaatataattatatatatatatatattaaaatgattaatcttattaaaaatttaaaactagaatttaatttataaaatattattaaaattattaataaaataatttattaaaataatagtttataatatatatttattacaataaagtcataaaaaaaatcattatatattttaataatgtataattatataattaatagaagatttcagaataaaaatattgtctcaaaatttttataattttttaattgagtaTTTATtcagtaaatattttaataattatttaaaattaaaataaaatgtattataaaaataattttatataaaataatttttttatcttattaaaaaattgattttttaattatcattaactttactatattcaaattaaaattatcaaacttatttaaaatttttaaaaacaaattatagttgcataatattttttattttgttttataagaaaataattattacaaaatgttgaattaatcttaaatattgACAGGATTGAAAATATCTTGAGTATAgttgaatttgaataaaataatgttactatatttattaatacatacataattttaaaaaaaaatcaaaatattatttaatttaaatcaacacatataaaatattaaaaatataattttattgattacaATGTTAACAGCCCAGATTTCAAACCATGGGAAATGCATATCtttttataatacataataTATGCCATTAAGAAATgactattattaaaaataaaaatatttgatgacaTGATATACATTCATGGCAAAATTTAactttgttattatatttttttttgttagacctcaaaaatatataatatattttattgtcatgtttgtatccataaacaaaatatttaaatatttttattgataagtGAGTAGATAAATAATGTTAGAATAAGTCAAATGAGATATAGGAATgattatgttaaatatttttgtaacttcatttttatttttctaaaaatttatacaaattaaaccaaaaaatattttttaagtacaaacaaatatatattatgaaaaacaaagtccaaaataaaaaaaaaattaatttgctCAAAAGttctaataaagaaaattactctcccaaaattttcatttttccctgcattgaattttatttaatttttcatttattataaatcaaCAAAACCAaccatatatatttttgtcttaataaatttaagagaGAATAGGCCCTATATTCTAGTCTTAATAAATATAAGAGAGACTAGGCCCGGCGGCCAGGTCAGAGCAAGTTATGCACATGCATAGCCCCAAC from Impatiens glandulifera chromosome 5, dImpGla2.1, whole genome shotgun sequence includes:
- the LOC124938423 gene encoding L-type lectin-domain containing receptor kinase IV.1-like produces the protein MSLLHLLLLLCLITSTTHAQSNTDFTFNGFQSTNLTLDGDANNNEGIIFLTNRTQLITGHAFYPNPIIFKKSTRESAISFSTSFVFGIIPENPLGGHGISFVIAPQPNLPGALPISYLGIFNTSSINHNDTRHVIAIEFDTVLSPELNDMNDNHVGIDIDSPISVMSMPAGYYLDENDPNPRNLTLISDKSRRVWIEYDGVKKQMNVTIASLEMKKPSKPLLSLYKDLSPYLNQIMYVGFAAATGTIFNRHYLLGWSFKVNGQAKELDLSLLPKTPTNGNKNMEQNKFLIIGMPSILGFVLLITIIAAVIYYVKRKKKFAEEMEDWELDYGPHRFKYKDLYFATNGFSDKQLLGRGGFGQVYRGIIPSSKVEIAVKRMSQDSWQGKREFVAEIVSMGRLRHRNLVQLIGYCRRKKELLLVYEYMPNGSLDKLLYNRQHTLNWSQRFLIIKGVASGLFYLHEGWEQVVIHRDVKASDVLLDSELNGKLGDFGLARLHAHGSDPHTTKVVGTLGYLAPEQMWTRKVTEATDVFSFGAFLLEVACGRRPVAMNEERFILIEWVFRFWLKGLIVNAVDQKIGGEVDFEEVELVMKLGLLCSNMNPMARPTMRQVVEYLERDVVMPELSSFGITISSLTFPHREEINGDLYPSTSTSTGKTTFDTSIMAESDLSGGR